One stretch of Cedecea neteri DNA includes these proteins:
- the aroF gene encoding 3-deoxy-7-phosphoheptulonate synthase AroF, translating to MQKDALNNVHISDEQILITPDQLKAEFPLTAAQEAQIEQSRQTISNIIAGRDPRLLVVCGPCSIHDPEAAIEYARRFKALSEQVSDSLYLVMRVYFEKPRTTVGWKGLINDPHMDGSFDVEAGLKIARRLLVELVSLGLPLATEALDPNSPQYLGDLFSWSAIGARTTESQTHREMASGLSMPVGFKNGTDGSLGTAINAMRAAAMPHRFVGINQAGQVCLLQTQGNPDGHVILRGGKAPNYSPADVAQCEAEMQKAGLRPSLMIDCSHGNSNKDFRRQPGVAESAIAQIKDGNRSIIGLMIESNIHEGNQSSEQPRSEMKYGVSVTDACIDWETTDSLLREIHKDLSGVLAARQA from the coding sequence ATGCAAAAAGACGCGCTTAACAATGTTCATATCTCTGACGAACAAATACTCATCACTCCGGATCAGCTGAAAGCAGAGTTTCCACTCACCGCAGCGCAGGAAGCGCAAATTGAGCAATCACGTCAAACGATTTCCAACATTATTGCTGGCCGCGATCCGCGCCTGTTGGTTGTCTGTGGACCTTGCTCGATCCACGATCCGGAAGCCGCGATTGAATACGCTCGTCGTTTTAAAGCTCTGTCTGAACAAGTTAGCGATAGTCTGTACCTCGTGATGCGCGTCTATTTTGAAAAGCCTCGTACTACCGTTGGTTGGAAAGGGCTTATCAACGACCCGCATATGGATGGCTCGTTTGATGTGGAAGCAGGGCTGAAAATTGCGCGTCGCCTGCTGGTTGAGCTGGTTAGCCTTGGTCTGCCGCTGGCAACCGAGGCGCTGGATCCGAATAGCCCACAATACCTGGGCGACCTGTTTAGCTGGTCCGCAATCGGGGCTCGCACCACTGAGTCCCAGACTCACCGCGAAATGGCTTCTGGCCTTTCTATGCCGGTTGGTTTTAAAAATGGTACAGATGGCAGCCTGGGGACGGCGATTAACGCCATGCGCGCTGCCGCTATGCCGCACCGTTTCGTGGGCATTAACCAGGCCGGCCAGGTTTGCCTGCTGCAAACTCAGGGTAACCCGGATGGGCACGTGATTTTGCGCGGTGGCAAAGCCCCTAACTACAGCCCGGCGGACGTTGCCCAGTGTGAAGCCGAAATGCAGAAAGCAGGCCTGCGCCCGTCCTTGATGATAGATTGCAGCCATGGCAACTCAAACAAAGACTTCCGTCGTCAACCGGGCGTGGCAGAATCCGCCATTGCCCAGATTAAAGATGGTAACCGCTCTATTATTGGCCTGATGATTGAAAGTAATATCCACGAGGGTAATCAATCGTCAGAGCAGCCGCGTAGCGAAATGAAATACGGCGTGTCCGTGACCGATGCATGCATCGACTGGGAAACTACGGACAGCCTGCTGCGTGAGATCCACAAGGATCTGAGCGGTGTGCTGGCGGCTCGTCAGGCATAA
- a CDS encoding OmpA family protein yields the protein MLFSFLLTGCQAPPSTFSPEQVAAMRSYGFSESNDGWSLGLSDKILFGKNQYKLQPESYQTIQSMAAKLSATGLKHARLDGHTDNYGEDGYNEQLSLKRANIVADAWAEGAKIPRSNLTTQGLGKKYPVASNSTGEGRAENRRVAVVITAP from the coding sequence ATGCTCTTTTCATTCCTGTTAACCGGCTGTCAGGCACCACCGTCAACCTTCTCCCCTGAGCAAGTTGCCGCCATGCGCTCCTACGGCTTCTCAGAGTCAAACGACGGCTGGTCGCTTGGGCTGTCGGATAAAATTCTGTTCGGTAAAAACCAGTACAAGCTACAGCCTGAAAGCTATCAAACCATTCAGTCGATGGCCGCTAAGCTCTCAGCAACCGGCCTGAAGCACGCCCGTCTTGATGGCCACACCGATAACTACGGCGAAGACGGCTACAATGAACAGCTCTCTCTCAAGCGCGCGAACATCGTCGCGGATGCCTGGGCCGAAGGCGCTAAAATCCCGCGCAGTAACCTCACCACGCAAGGATTGGGTAAGAAATACCCGGTTGCCAGCAACAGTACCGGCGAGGGACGTGCCGAAAACCGCCGCGTCGCGGTCGTGATTACCGCCCCATAA
- the bamD gene encoding outer membrane protein assembly factor BamD — protein MTRMKYLVAAATLSLALAGCSSSKDEVPDNPPSEIYATAQQKLQDGNFKAAITQLEALDNRYPFGPYSQQVQLDLIYAYYKNADLPLAQAAIDRFMRLNPTHPNIDYVLYMRGLTDMALDDSALQGFFGVDRSDRDPQHARDAFNDFSKLVRGYPNSQYVTDATKRLVFLKDRLAKYELSVAQYYTKRGAWVAVVNRVEGMLRDYPDTQATRDGLKLMENAYREMQMPGQADKVAKIIAANSSNT, from the coding sequence ATGACGCGCATGAAATATCTGGTGGCAGCGGCCACGTTGAGCCTGGCTTTGGCTGGTTGCTCCAGTTCCAAGGATGAGGTTCCTGATAATCCGCCTTCTGAGATCTATGCGACTGCCCAGCAAAAGCTGCAGGACGGTAACTTTAAAGCGGCGATAACGCAACTGGAAGCGCTGGATAACCGTTATCCGTTCGGCCCGTACTCTCAGCAAGTGCAGCTCGACCTGATCTACGCCTACTACAAAAATGCGGACTTACCGCTGGCTCAGGCGGCGATCGATCGCTTCATGCGCCTTAATCCGACTCATCCAAACATCGACTACGTACTTTACATGCGTGGCCTGACGGACATGGCTTTGGATGACAGTGCGCTGCAAGGCTTCTTCGGCGTTGATCGTTCTGACCGCGATCCGCAGCACGCTCGCGACGCATTCAACGACTTCTCGAAGCTGGTTCGCGGCTATCCAAACAGCCAATACGTCACCGATGCGACCAAACGCCTCGTGTTCCTCAAAGATCGCCTGGCGAAGTATGAGCTTTCCGTGGCGCAATATTACACGAAACGCGGCGCCTGGGTTGCAGTAGTTAATCGCGTTGAAGGTATGCTGCGTGATTATCCGGACACTCAGGCCACTCGTGACGGCCTGAAGCTGATGGAAAATGCCTACCGCGAGATGCAGATGCCGGGTCAGGCTGACAAAGTTGCGAAGATTATTGCCGCCAATAGCAGCAATACCTGA
- a CDS encoding YfiR family protein produces MPLFTTFIVCLLFISRTLASPPASPVLSDKVRTIVSGIVSYTRWPQTQGLPKLCIFSTAAYAATLSDKNSDISFQPLLVKSDEEALRAQCDGIYFGNESPQQQLQLIERYQSRPLLLIAEQNPQCIIGSAFCLNIHNDAVSFSVNLDALTRSGVRVSPDVLLLARPGNNSHE; encoded by the coding sequence ATGCCTTTATTTACGACGTTTATCGTCTGCCTGCTATTTATATCCAGAACGCTGGCCTCACCGCCGGCAAGTCCGGTACTGTCCGACAAGGTTCGCACCATTGTTTCCGGCATTGTAAGCTATACGCGCTGGCCCCAGACGCAGGGGCTTCCCAAGCTGTGTATCTTCTCAACCGCCGCCTATGCCGCCACGCTAAGCGATAAAAATAGCGATATATCGTTCCAACCGTTGCTCGTTAAGTCTGACGAAGAGGCATTAAGAGCCCAGTGTGACGGGATCTATTTTGGTAACGAGTCACCACAACAGCAGTTGCAATTAATAGAACGTTATCAATCTCGACCTTTATTGTTAATTGCCGAGCAGAACCCGCAATGCATAATTGGCAGCGCTTTCTGCCTGAATATTCATAATGACGCAGTTTCTTTTTCGGTAAACCTTGATGCCCTTACGCGCAGCGGCGTCAGGGTTAGCCCGGATGTATTACTGCTGGCTCGGCCAGGGAATAATAGTCATGAATAA
- a CDS encoding SMP-30/gluconolactonase/LRE family protein — MAEPQLLFDYTGHLPECPTWSAEEGSLYWTDILENEIHRYHLASGKHDVIQFSEEVGCFALRESGGFIVAMRSGIWLTNKTGLIVGKVCDNPSNPDLARFNDGGTDRQGRFYAGTFWGPGDYNGALLCRVDNDLTPHVIQHDIHGANGLAFSADGKWMYTSDTPNAVIYRTPLDAHGEPGIREVFKRFAQGEGMPDGAAMDSEGHYWTALFDGYRIARISPQGEIVEEHRLPVRCPTMVCFGGDDMKTLFITTTRENMDDEEVARLPLSGALFTLRVEVAGMEKLKFREM; from the coding sequence ATGGCTGAGCCGCAGCTGCTGTTCGACTATACCGGTCACTTACCCGAATGCCCTACGTGGAGCGCAGAAGAAGGCAGCCTCTATTGGACGGACATTCTTGAGAACGAAATCCACCGCTACCATCTTGCCAGCGGCAAACATGACGTTATTCAGTTTTCTGAAGAGGTGGGCTGCTTTGCCCTGCGTGAGTCCGGCGGGTTTATCGTGGCGATGCGCAGCGGAATCTGGCTAACCAATAAAACCGGGCTTATCGTGGGCAAAGTCTGTGATAACCCAAGTAACCCGGATTTGGCCCGTTTCAACGACGGCGGTACCGACAGGCAGGGGCGTTTTTACGCCGGCACGTTTTGGGGCCCCGGTGACTATAATGGCGCGTTACTTTGCCGGGTGGATAACGACCTGACGCCGCATGTGATTCAGCATGATATCCACGGCGCTAACGGGCTGGCATTTAGCGCGGATGGAAAATGGATGTATACCTCGGACACGCCAAATGCCGTGATTTACCGCACGCCGCTGGATGCCCATGGCGAGCCGGGCATACGTGAAGTCTTTAAGCGATTTGCCCAAGGCGAGGGCATGCCTGACGGCGCGGCGATGGACAGCGAAGGGCATTACTGGACGGCGCTGTTTGATGGCTACCGCATAGCGCGTATTTCTCCACAAGGGGAAATAGTGGAAGAGCACCGCTTGCCCGTGCGCTGCCCAACGATGGTCTGTTTTGGTGGCGATGATATGAAAACGCTATTTATCACCACGACCAGAGAAAACATGGACGATGAAGAAGTGGCTCGGTTACCGCTGTCTGGGGCGCTTTTCACCCTCCGCGTTGAAGTGGCCGGAATGGAAAAGCTGAAGTTTCGGGAAATGTGA
- the pheA gene encoding bifunctional chorismate mutase/prephenate dehydratase, whose amino-acid sequence MTEINPLLALRDKISALDEKLLALLAERRLLAVEVGKAKLASHRPVRDIDRERDLLERLITLGKDHHLDAHYITRLFQLIIEDSVLTQQTLLQQHLNKTNPHSARVAFLGPKGSYSHLAARQYAARHFEQFIESGCAKFHDIFNQVETGQADYAVVPIENTSSGAINDVYDLLQHTSLSIVAEMTVPIDHCVLVSGSTDLEQIQTVYSHPQPFQQCSQFINRYPHWKIEYTESTSAAMEKVAQANSPHVAALGSEAGGALYGLQVLERNLANQTQNITRFIVLARKAVEVSDQVPAKTTLLMATGQQAGALVEALLVLRNHNLIMTRLESRPINGNPWEEMFYLDIQANLKDEAMRKALRELGEITRSLKLLGSYPSENVVPVDPA is encoded by the coding sequence ATGACCGAAATTAATCCGTTGCTGGCCCTGCGCGATAAAATCAGCGCGCTGGATGAAAAGCTGTTAGCCCTGCTGGCAGAGCGCCGCCTGTTGGCGGTTGAGGTTGGCAAAGCAAAGCTCGCTTCTCACCGCCCGGTACGCGATATCGATCGAGAAAGAGACTTACTGGAACGCCTGATTACCCTCGGTAAAGACCACCATCTCGATGCCCACTACATCACGCGCCTGTTCCAGCTCATTATTGAAGACTCAGTTCTTACCCAGCAGACCTTGCTGCAGCAGCACCTGAATAAAACTAACCCTCACTCTGCCCGCGTCGCTTTCCTTGGGCCTAAAGGCTCTTACTCTCACCTAGCCGCTCGCCAGTACGCCGCTCGACACTTTGAACAGTTCATCGAAAGCGGCTGCGCCAAATTCCACGATATCTTCAACCAGGTGGAAACCGGCCAGGCGGATTACGCCGTCGTGCCGATTGAAAACACCAGCTCGGGGGCTATCAACGACGTCTACGACCTGTTGCAGCACACCAGCCTGTCGATCGTGGCCGAAATGACGGTGCCGATTGACCACTGCGTGCTGGTTTCCGGCTCTACCGACCTCGAGCAGATCCAGACTGTTTACAGTCACCCTCAGCCTTTCCAGCAGTGCAGCCAGTTCATTAATCGCTATCCTCACTGGAAAATTGAATACACGGAAAGCACCTCTGCGGCGATGGAAAAAGTCGCACAGGCTAACTCGCCTCACGTCGCCGCGCTGGGCAGTGAAGCCGGTGGCGCTCTTTACGGCCTGCAGGTGCTGGAACGCAACCTTGCAAATCAGACCCAGAACATTACTCGCTTTATCGTGCTGGCGCGTAAGGCCGTTGAAGTGTCCGATCAGGTACCCGCGAAAACCACTCTGCTGATGGCAACTGGCCAGCAGGCCGGTGCGCTGGTAGAGGCGTTACTGGTCTTACGCAACCACAATCTGATCATGACCAGGCTGGAATCACGCCCAATCAACGGCAACCCGTGGGAAGAGATGTTTTATCTGGATATTCAGGCCAACCTGAAAGATGAGGCTATGCGTAAGGCGCTACGAGAGCTGGGCGAAATCACCCGCTCCCTGAAGCTACTGGGCAGCTACCCAAGCGAAAACGTAGTACCGGTCGACCCGGCCTGA
- the rluD gene encoding 23S rRNA pseudouridine(1911/1915/1917) synthase RluD encodes MAQLVQLTETVSDSQLGQRLDQALAELFPDYSRSRIKEWILDQKVTVNGVVWDKPKEKVLGGELVAINAEIEEEARWEPQDIPLNIVYEDEDILVINKPRDLVVHPGAGNPDGTVLNALLHYYPAIADVPRAGIVHRLDKDTTGLMVVAKTVPAQTRLVEALQLREITREYEAVAIGHMTGGGTVEEPISRHPTKRTHMSVHPMGKPAVTHYRIMEHFRVHTRLRLRLETGRTHQIRVHMAHISHPLVGDQLYGGRPRPPKGASEEFVSILRKFDRQALHATMLRLYHPVSGILMEWSAPIPQDMVDLIEALRVDTETHKDQLDWL; translated from the coding sequence ATGGCACAACTAGTACAACTCACCGAAACGGTGTCCGATTCACAACTGGGTCAACGCTTAGATCAGGCATTGGCCGAATTGTTCCCGGATTATTCGCGTTCGCGCATAAAAGAATGGATTCTTGACCAGAAAGTCACGGTCAACGGCGTTGTCTGGGACAAGCCGAAAGAGAAAGTGTTGGGTGGCGAACTCGTTGCTATCAATGCAGAAATTGAAGAAGAAGCGCGCTGGGAGCCTCAGGACATCCCGTTGAATATCGTTTATGAAGATGAAGATATTCTGGTGATCAATAAGCCGCGTGACCTGGTAGTGCATCCTGGCGCAGGCAACCCGGACGGCACGGTGCTGAATGCGCTTTTGCATTACTATCCGGCGATTGCGGATGTACCGCGTGCGGGCATCGTCCACCGTCTGGATAAAGACACCACCGGCCTGATGGTCGTGGCGAAAACCGTTCCTGCACAGACTCGCCTGGTTGAAGCACTTCAGCTGCGTGAAATTACCCGTGAGTACGAAGCCGTTGCGATTGGTCATATGACCGGCGGCGGTACGGTGGAAGAGCCTATCAGCCGCCATCCAACCAAACGTACCCACATGTCCGTGCACCCAATGGGAAAACCTGCGGTGACTCATTACCGCATTATGGAACACTTCCGCGTTCATACGCGTCTGCGTCTGCGTCTGGAAACCGGGCGTACTCACCAGATTCGCGTACACATGGCGCACATCAGCCATCCGCTGGTGGGCGATCAGCTGTACGGTGGCCGTCCTCGTCCGCCGAAAGGGGCTTCGGAAGAGTTTGTCAGCATACTGCGCAAGTTTGACCGCCAGGCGCTGCATGCCACCATGCTACGTCTTTACCATCCAGTCAGCGGCATTCTGATGGAATGGAGCGCGCCGATCCCGCAGGATATGGTTGATCTTATCGAAGCCCTGCGCGTCGATACCGAAACCCATAAGGATCAACTGGACTGGCTATGA
- the tyrA gene encoding bifunctional chorismate mutase/prephenate dehydrogenase, giving the protein MVAELTALRDQIDEVDKALLDLLAKRLELVAEVGEVKSRFGLPIYVPERETSMLASRRKEAEALGVPPDLIEDVLRRVMRESYSSENDKGFKTLHPSLRPVVIVGGGGQMGRLFEKMLTLSGYQVRILEKEDWANAPELLADAGMVIVSVPIHITEQVIASLPPLPADCILVDLASVKNGPLQAMLAVHAGPVLGLHPMFGPDSGSLAKQVVVYCDGRQPEAYQWLLEQIQVWGARLHRSSAVEHDQNMAFIQALRHFATFAYGLHLAEENVQLEQLLALSSPIYRLELAMVGRLFAQDPQLYADIIMSSESNLALIKRYYKRFGEAIGLLEHGDKQAFIDSFRKVEHWFGDYAQRFQNESRVLLRQANDNRQ; this is encoded by the coding sequence ATGGTGGCTGAATTGACCGCGCTGCGCGATCAAATCGATGAAGTGGATAAAGCGCTACTGGATTTGCTGGCTAAGCGGCTGGAACTGGTAGCGGAAGTCGGCGAAGTGAAAAGCCGCTTCGGTTTACCGATTTATGTGCCGGAACGCGAAACTTCAATGCTGGCGTCGCGCCGTAAAGAAGCCGAAGCCTTAGGGGTTCCACCGGATTTAATTGAAGATGTTCTGCGCCGCGTGATGCGCGAGTCGTACTCCAGCGAGAACGACAAGGGTTTTAAAACCCTGCATCCTTCACTGCGTCCTGTGGTGATTGTGGGCGGTGGCGGCCAGATGGGGCGTCTGTTTGAAAAAATGCTGACGCTTTCTGGCTACCAGGTTCGCATTCTTGAAAAAGAGGACTGGGCCAACGCACCTGAGCTGTTGGCCGATGCGGGCATGGTGATTGTGAGCGTGCCGATTCACATCACCGAGCAGGTTATTGCCAGTCTGCCTCCGCTACCTGCGGACTGCATCCTGGTGGATCTGGCTTCGGTGAAGAATGGTCCGCTGCAGGCGATGCTTGCCGTGCACGCTGGCCCGGTATTGGGTTTGCACCCGATGTTTGGCCCGGACAGCGGCAGCCTGGCAAAACAGGTTGTGGTGTACTGCGATGGCCGCCAGCCGGAAGCTTACCAGTGGCTGCTGGAGCAGATTCAGGTTTGGGGCGCGCGTTTGCACCGCTCCAGCGCCGTGGAGCACGACCAGAATATGGCATTCATCCAGGCGCTGCGTCACTTTGCGACCTTCGCATATGGCCTGCATCTGGCGGAAGAAAACGTACAGCTGGAGCAGCTGCTGGCGCTGTCATCGCCGATTTATCGCCTTGAACTGGCGATGGTTGGCCGACTGTTTGCCCAGGATCCGCAGCTTTATGCCGATATTATTATGTCGTCAGAAAGCAATCTGGCGCTGATCAAGCGTTATTACAAACGCTTCGGCGAGGCGATTGGCCTGCTGGAACACGGCGACAAGCAGGCGTTTATCGACAGCTTCCGTAAAGTGGAGCACTGGTTCGGGGATTACGCTCAACGTTTCCAGAATGAGAGCCGCGTCCTGTTACGCCAGGCAAATGATAACCGCCAGTAA
- the raiA gene encoding ribosome-associated translation inhibitor RaiA → MTMNITSKQMEITPAIRQHVADRLSKLDKWQTHLINPHIILSKEPQGFVADATINTPNGHLVASARHEDMYTAINDLINKLERQLNKVQHKGEARRAAGSVKDVSFAEAEADEE, encoded by the coding sequence ATGACAATGAACATTACCAGCAAGCAAATGGAAATCACCCCAGCTATTCGCCAGCATGTCGCCGACCGTCTCAGTAAGCTGGACAAGTGGCAAACTCATCTAATTAATCCACATATTATCTTGTCCAAAGAGCCTCAGGGTTTTGTGGCCGATGCCACGATTAACACACCGAATGGGCACCTCGTAGCCAGTGCCAGACATGAAGATATGTATACGGCTATCAACGATTTAATCAACAAACTGGAGCGGCAGTTAAATAAAGTGCAACACAAAGGTGAAGCACGTCGCGCAGCAGGTTCAGTGAAAGACGTGTCCTTCGCAGAAGCAGAAGCTGACGAAGAGTAA
- the pheL gene encoding pheA operon leader peptide PheL: MKLFPFFFAFFFTFP; encoded by the coding sequence ATGAAACTTTTCCCGTTTTTCTTCGCATTCTTTTTTACCTTCCCCTGA
- the dgcN gene encoding diguanylate cyclase DgcN, with the protein MNKDLTPSSRPTFKGTLRRISIISVVVAMLIVWLLLSVASMLTLKQYAQKNLELLAVTVSHSLEAAVVFRDSASANETLSVLGRQGQFTAAKVVDSEGRELTHWQADKPSQHDMVGGLVTRWLYPHPIRQPIWHNGKIIGEMRLIGTDATVTLFVWLSLGVLTACILLASIIALGISRHLHGDIDAALQNITDVVHDVRSNRNFSRRVSPEKIEEFHLFALDFNSLLDEMEEWQRQLQLKNASLQKTALQDPLTGLANRAAFRTALDKLIEDADTLQNSALLFMDGDNFKFINDTWGHAAGDAVLIEVAKRLLMFANTRHLAFRLGGDEFAMLLHAVCNEGQAAGVLKQLKEIIEQPILLPGEHWVTMTLSVGVALAKDITSAETLMETADRNMYIEKHKQRELLTKQHQRDSL; encoded by the coding sequence ATGAATAAGGATTTGACCCCCTCGTCACGTCCGACGTTTAAAGGAACATTACGCAGAATCAGCATCATTAGCGTGGTTGTCGCCATGCTGATTGTCTGGCTGTTGCTTTCCGTCGCCTCGATGCTGACGCTAAAACAATACGCTCAAAAAAACCTCGAGTTACTGGCGGTAACCGTGAGCCACAGCCTGGAGGCTGCCGTTGTTTTCCGCGACAGTGCCTCCGCCAATGAAACCCTTTCGGTGCTGGGCAGGCAAGGGCAATTCACCGCCGCGAAGGTGGTAGATTCTGAAGGCAGGGAACTGACCCACTGGCAGGCAGATAAGCCGTCTCAACATGACATGGTTGGCGGCCTGGTCACGCGGTGGCTTTACCCTCACCCTATAAGACAGCCGATTTGGCACAACGGCAAAATCATCGGTGAAATGCGCCTCATAGGCACAGATGCCACCGTTACCCTGTTCGTCTGGCTTTCGCTAGGCGTGCTGACGGCCTGCATTTTGCTTGCCTCCATTATCGCATTGGGTATTTCACGCCATCTGCACGGTGATATCGACGCCGCTTTGCAGAATATTACCGACGTTGTTCACGACGTCCGCAGTAACCGTAACTTTTCTCGCCGCGTGTCGCCGGAAAAGATTGAAGAGTTTCACCTTTTTGCCCTGGACTTCAATAGTCTGCTGGACGAGATGGAAGAGTGGCAAAGACAGCTGCAGCTGAAGAACGCGTCGCTGCAAAAAACTGCCCTTCAGGATCCGCTGACAGGACTTGCAAATCGCGCAGCCTTCCGTACGGCGCTGGATAAGCTAATTGAGGACGCCGATACGCTCCAGAACAGCGCGCTGCTATTTATGGACGGCGACAATTTCAAATTTATTAACGACACCTGGGGGCACGCTGCCGGCGATGCAGTACTTATTGAGGTCGCAAAACGGCTGCTGATGTTTGCCAATACCCGCCATCTTGCATTCCGTCTCGGCGGAGATGAATTTGCCATGCTGCTTCACGCAGTCTGCAATGAAGGACAGGCCGCAGGAGTGCTAAAGCAGCTAAAGGAAATTATTGAGCAGCCGATTCTCTTACCGGGCGAACACTGGGTCACCATGACTCTAAGCGTTGGCGTCGCGCTCGCGAAAGACATTACGTCAGCAGAAACCCTCATGGAAACGGCCGATCGCAACATGTACATAGAAAAACACAAGCAGCGTGAGTTGCTTACAAAACAGCACCAAAGGGATTCATTATGA